A single genomic interval of Musa acuminata AAA Group cultivar baxijiao chromosome BXJ3-4, Cavendish_Baxijiao_AAA, whole genome shotgun sequence harbors:
- the LOC135634847 gene encoding uncharacterized protein LOC135634847, translating to MVAISLYRGNLHRVPDVPRRWPLPPPAISLCQFKILIRKRSEALSRLSAAPVAATTLDVKVEGKSKEEVKGDDDGAKIGLSVREYSSVLDPEPSNSQPKCKEETRDHEAFRESEVGASASDAPAGAPSTREEEEVRDSKIGEAGIVDGKFEVRNKSDVVSDKEERKRDLEKKLHVLNEKKHNLVQMLKQILNAEEEIKRRSMQSPVLHPSIPQKAEMTLEMGSVKQVPKLTVEVNFGSDSGGESDAAAKNNSHVRQLHHTHSTSPSAASLTRTTFGSFQHNTGLQNIRASMTATGYGPTTPNSSAGGAMVSPSRFAPVGHQSQTPNLTPVALPVNHFIASSPSPAASGGASSVFMDPCLTSSS from the exons ATGGTGGCGATCTCTCTCTACCGCGGCAACCTCCACCGGGTCCCCGACGTCCCGCGGAGGTGGCCGTTGCCGCCGCCTGCCATCTCCCTCTGCCAGTTTAAGATCCTCATCCGCAAGCGGTCCGAGGCCCTTTCTCGCCTCTCTGCCGCCCCCGTTGCCGCCACAACCCTAGATGTCAAGGTTGAGGGGAAATCGAAGGAGGAAGTCAAGGGAGACGACGATGGAGCCAAGATTGGCCTCTCTGTACGGGAGTATTCTTCTGTTCTCGATCCCGAACCCTCGAATTCCCAGCCGAAGTGCAAGGAAGAGACGAGGGATCATGAGGCGTTTCGAGAGTCCGAGGTCGGTGCTTCCGCTTCAGATGCTCCGGCCGGTGCGCCTTCCacgcgggaggaggaggaggttcgtGATTCGAAAATTGGTGAAGCCGGCATAGTCGATGGAAAGTTTGAG GTGAGAAACAAATCTGATGTTGTTAGTGACAAGGAGGAAAGAAAACGAGACTTGGAGAAGAAGTTGCATGTCTTGAATGAGAAGAAACACAATCTCGTCCAAATGTTGAAGCAG ATCTTAAATGCCGAAGAAGAAATAAAAAGGCGGAGCATGCAGTCACCTGTTTTACATCCTTCTATTCCCCAAAAAGCAGAGATGACACTGGAAATGGGTTCTGTGAAGCAGGTCCCCAAGCTTACTGTAGAGGTTAATTTTGGTAGTGATTCAGGTGGGGAATCAGATGCTGCAGCTAAGAACAACAGTCATGTACGGCAGTTGCATCACACCCATAGTACATCTCCATCTGCAGCATCTTTAACAAGGACAACATTTGGCTCTTTCCAGCATAACACA GGTCTTCAAAATATTAGAGCTAGCATGACAGCCACTGGCTATGGGCCAACTACTCCGAATTCATCGGCAGGTGGTGCCATGGTTAGTCCATCACGCTTTGCTCCTGTAGGACATCAGAGCCAGACGCCGAACCTCACTCCTGTGGCATTGCCTGTCAACCATTTTATTGCTTCTTCGCCATCACCAGCAGCATCTGGAGGTGCTTCCTCTGTCTTCATGGATCCTTGTCTGACCAGCTCCTCATGA